One part of the Drosophila teissieri strain GT53w chromosome 3R, Prin_Dtei_1.1, whole genome shotgun sequence genome encodes these proteins:
- the LOC122619372 gene encoding organic cation transporter protein, translating into MDFDQILAKCGDFNRYQFMILALFGFINIIVSMHYFTQTVISFVPDHWCYHDKLVNMTYKEIGEIYAQFENPSCTRLEDINGRNATVSSKPCEKWIYNYDFGYRSMNTELNWVCDSAYKARIGQSLFFIGSVVGTLFYGLLSDKIGRVPALILSNFCGFAGDFSTIFTKSVATFTLCRFISGLAADTNFYLMYIIVLEYIRPSMRTLGLNMAVGLFYCLGLVFTPWLAVLVGHWQIYLACTSLPILLVVLYYFVVQESAQWLVTRNDIDGAIVRLKRVAKFNGCRVSQADFDEFRRHCQMTHEMLGGDDKKQATLLDMFRTPRMRKNTLILFFKSMVITLCYDAVSRNVEGMGISPFIMFSLSALAVLPSSILLVLLQDRIGRKGMASGSLLVGGLFTAAAGIAIAYQQHNHNAILLACLTIAARFGVAISYESGSQYATELIPTCVRGQGVAAVHVAGFAASFLAPYILWLGTFFKAAPSIILGVLFFAGSFVCLLLPETLNRSLPTTIEEGEVFGKGERMFDFPCLHNKHDDEESDSELEKYKRKHSLIDAKQMQMESCSNGKRKQSLIDADHEEQALKDAKH; encoded by the exons ATGGACTTCGATCAGATTCTGGCCAAATGTGGCGACTTCAATCGCTACCAGTTCATGATACTCGCCCTCTTCGGGTTCATCAATATCATCGTATCGATG CATTACTTTACGCAGACTGTCATTAGTTTTGTGCCAGATCATTGGTGCTATCATGACAAACTTGTGAATATGACATATAAGGAGATCGGGGAGATCTATGCCCAGTTCGAGAATCCCTCGTGCACCCGATTGGAGGACATCAATGGCCGCAATGCCACCGTTAGCAGCAAGCCCTGCGAGAAGTGGATCTACAACTATGACTTCGGCTACAGAAGCATGAACACAGAG CTGAACTGGGTCTGCGACTCGGCGTACAAGGCACGTATTGGCCAGTCGCTGTTCTTTATTGGCTCCGTGGTGGGCACACTTTTCTACGGCCTGCTCTCCGATAAGATTGGCCGCGTTCCCGCCCTAATCTTGTCCAACTTCTGCGGCTTTGCCGGGGACTTCTCCACCATTTTCACGAAGAGCGTGGCCACATTCACGCTCTGTCGTTTTATTTCTGGCCTGGCAGCCGACACTAACTTCTACCTGATGTACATTATAG TGCTCGAATATATCCGACCCAGCATGAGAACCCTGGGTCTCAACATGGCCGTGGGTCTGTTCTATTGCCTGGGCCTGGTTTTCACTCCATGGCTGGCAGTTTTGGTGGGTCACTGGCAGATCTACCTGGCCTGCACCTCGCTGCCCAttctgctggtggtgctctACTACTTTGTGGTGCAGGAGAGTGCCCAGTGGTTGGTCACCAGGAACGACATCGACGGGGCCATCGTGAGGCTGAAGCGGGTGGCCAAGTTCAATGGATGCCGGGTGAGCCAGGCGGACTTCGACGAGTTCCGGCGCCACTGCCAAATGACCCACGAAATGCTGGGTGGCGATGACAAGAAGCAGGCCACTCTGCTGGACATGTTTAGAACGCCACGCATGCGCAAGAACACACTCATCCTGTTCTTCAAGAG CATGGTGATCACCCTGTGCTACGATGCCGTCTCCCGAAACGTGGAGGGCATGGGCATATCCCCCTTCATCATGTTCTCGCTGAGTGCCTTGGCAGTGCTGCCCTCGAGTATCCTGCTGGTCCTGCTGCAGGATCGCATTGGTCGCAAAGGCATGGCCTCGGGATCCTTGCTGGTGGGCGGACTCttcaccgccgccgccggcaTCGCGATCGCGTACCAGCAGCACAACCACAATGCCATTCTGCTGGCCTGTCTGACCATCGCCGCCCGTTTCGGAGTGGCCATCTCCTACGAGAGCGGATCTCAGTACGCCACCGAGCTGATCCCCACCTGCGTGCGGGGTCAGGGCGTGGCCGCAGTTCACGTGGCCGGATTCGCGGCCTCCTTCCTGGCGCCCTACATCCTCTGGCTGGGCACCTTCTTCAAGGCGGCGCCCTCGATCATCCTGGGTGTCCTGTTCTTCGCAGGCTCCTTTGTttgcctgctgctgccggaGACGCTAAACAG GAGCCTGCCCACAACCATCGAAGAGGGTGAGGTGTTCGGAAAGGGCGAGCGCATGTTTGACTTCCCGTGCCTGCACAACAAGCACGATGACGAGGAGTCCGATTCCGAGCTGGAGAAGTACAAGCGGAAGCACTCCCTGATCGACGCCaagcagatgcagatggagtCCTGCTCGAACGGGAAGCGCAAGCAGTCCTTGATCGACGCCGATCACGAGGAGCAGGCCCTGAAGGACGCCAAGCACTGA
- the LOC122619507 gene encoding organic cation transporter-like protein, translating into MDFDRVLEKCGNFGRFQFVILILYGYTNILSSLHYFSQTLITFTPEHWCSHDDLMGLGAAELRAIYSNVSHSSCTLLSDVVNGTGVASDESCQDWIFERENGYESLTTELKWVCDKSHQPAVGQSFFFLGSVVGTISFGFLSDHIGRLPAMLMATLSGATGDFITSFVHTLPWFAFSRFVSGLSTDTMYYLMYILVFEYLSPKRRTFGLNIILAVFYCFGLMTSPWIAMWIGNWRRYLWLASLPALGVLIYPLLICESAQWLLTKKKYDEAVACLKKVAKFNGRQVEDSVFDEFVKHYREKMNEESKLNKQMDTFLGMFKTPRLRRFTTTLLVKSVIITLSYDVINRNMEGLGSSPFKLFSLTSSVYLPAGFTILLLQNKIGRKGMACGALLVGAITTAATGFLIAVLDPNENAVLLALMVGLGRFGTTVSYDAEIQYAAEIIPTSVRGQAVSNIHVVGLASSSLAFYVIYLAQYYKPLPSIFISVLMFLGALLCLSLPETLHKKLPETLADGERFAMNESCLYFPCLHKRRESLTEHADQKSEP; encoded by the exons ATGGATTTCGACCGCGTACTTGAGAAGTGTGGAAACTTCGGAAGATTTCAGTTTGTTATTCTAATTCTCTACGGCTACACGAACATTCTCAGCTCGTTGCATTATTTCTCACAGACCCTTATTACTTTTACACCTGAGCACTG GTGTTCCCACGATGACCTAATGGGCTTGGGTGCCGCGGAGCTGCGAGCCATTTACTCCAACGTTTCGCACTCCTCCTGCACTCTTCTCTCCGACGTGGTCAATGGAACGGGAGTGGCCTCTGATGAGTCCTGTCAAGACTGGATCTTCGAGCGGGAGAACGGCTACGAGAGCCTAACCACGGAACTGAAGTGGGTCTGCGACAAATCGCATCAGCCGGCGGTGGGCcaatccttcttcttcctggGCTCGGTGGTGGGCACCATTTCCTTCGGGTTTCTATCTGACCATATTGGAAGATTGCCGGCCATGCTGATGGCGACTTTATCCGGTGCAACTGGAGACTTTATTACCTCGTTTGTGCACACGCTACCCTGGTTCGCCTTCTCAAGATTTGTGTCAGGACTATCCACGGATACCATGTACTACCTAATGTACATCTTGG TCTTCGAGTACCTGAGTCCCAAACGTCGCACCTTTGGTCTGAACATCATCCTGGCTGTATTCTACTGCTTTGGACTGATGACCTCGCCCTGGATCGCCATGTGGATTGGCAACTGGCGTCGCTACCTCTGGCTGGCATCTCTTCCAGCCCTGGGAGTCCTCATTTATCCTCTCCTGATCTGCGAAAGTGCCCAGTGGCTGCTgaccaagaagaagtacgATGAGGCGGTGGCCTGTCTGAAAAAAGTGGCCAAGTTTAATGGCCGTCAAGTTGAGGACTCAGTGTTTGATGAGTTCGTAAAGCATTATCGCGAGAAGATGAACGAGGAGAGCAAGCTGAACAAGCAAATGGATACTTTCCTAGGAATGTTCAAGACTCCCAGACTGCGCCGCTTTACCACCACATTGCTGGTTAAATC GGTCATTATCACGCTTTCCTACGACGTGATCAACAGGAACATGGAAGGCCTGGGCTCCTCGCCCTTTAAGCTCTTCTCACTCACCTCCAGTGTTTACCTGCCAGCTGGATTCACCATCTTACTGCTCCAGAACAAGATTGGGCGAAAGGGCATGGCATGCGGAGCTCTGCTGGTGGGAGCCATCACAACCGCGGCAACTGGATTCCTGATCGCGGTATTGGATCCCAATGAGAATGCTGTTCTGCTGGCACTAATGGTGGGTCTGGGACGCTTTGGCACAACTGTTTCCTATGATGCGGAGATCCAGTACGCAGCGGAGATCATTCCGACCAGTGTGCGTGGACAGGCGGTGTCCAACATCCATGTGGTGGGATTGGCCTCCAGCTCGCTGGCCTTCTATGTGATCTACCTGGCCCAGTACTACAAGCCGCTCCCCTCGATCTTCATTAGCGTTCTGATGTTCCTGGGTGCGCTTCTCTGCCTGAGCCTTCCCGAAACTCTTCACAA AAAACTACCCGAAACCCTGGCCGACGGAGAGCGCTTCGCCATGAACGAGAGCTGCCTGTACTTCCCATGCTTACACAAACGCCGCGAAAGTCTGACCGAGCATGCGGACCAAAAGTCTGAACCCTAG
- the LOC122619509 gene encoding organic cation transporter protein, with translation MDLQRVLEKCGNFGPYQILLLGLYGYTNIVSSFHYFSQTLISFTPSYRCSAPVEEYSQNFTERFSCSVIQYDEDRSSFRDSKCTSWDFEKESNYESVTTELEWVCDDAYKLAVGQSFFFIGSALGSIFFGYLADRIGRLPACVLSTLTGASGDFFTSFVGSLPWFSFTRFISGLSSDTQYVLMYILVFEYLSPQHRTFGLNIIMGVFYSIGLMISPWIAIWLGNWRSYLWAASLPALGMLIFPLFLHESVEWLLTKGKFDKAVSNLKSVAKFNRRQVEDSVFDEFIKHYREKLNSTQKKSSDTFMGMLRTSRLRKFTIILLIKSMIITIAFDILSRNVEGVGISPFKLFSYSGFVVLPGGLTIILFQNKIGRKGMACASLLVGAFITATTGYLVGTLDPANYSVLLGFMVCLARYGAVVAYDAEAQYAAEIIPTSVRGRGVANIHVVGNAFAFFSSYIIYLGTYYKPLPSLLISFLLIIGACLCLTLPETLHKQLPQTLEEGEAFGKGEKWYFFPCFSRNRQSNKSASQLESANEIKE, from the exons ATGGATCTGCAACGTGTCCTGGAGAAGTGTGGCAACTTCGGCCCCTACCAAATCCTGCTCCTTGGACTCTATGGATACACTAATATAGTGTCCTCGTTCCACTACTTTTCGCAGACTCTGATTAGTTTCACGCCCTCGTACAG ATGTTCAGCGCCAGTAGAAGAATATTCACAAAATTTCACTGAACGGTTTTCCTGCAGTGTCATCCAGTATGATGAAGATCGGTCCTCTTTTCGGGATTCCAAGTGCACCTCCTGGGACTTCGAAAAGGAAAGCAACTACGAGAGTGTTACCACAGAG CTCGAGTGGGTCTGCGACGATGCCTACAAACTGGCAGTGGGTCagtccttcttcttcattgGTTCCGCCCTGGGAAGCATATTCTTCGGATACTTGGCCGATCGCATAGGACGACTTCCTGCCTGCGTTCTGTCGACCTTAACAGGAGCCTCTGGAGACTTCTTCACCTCCTTCGTGGGAAGTCTGCCCTGGTTCTCGTTCACCCGGTTTATATCTGGTCTGTCTTCGGACACCCAGTATGTCCTGATGTACATTTTGG ttttcgaGTACTTGAGTCCACAACACCGCACCTTTGGTCTGAATATCATCATGGGTGTTTTCTACTCAATAGGCCTAATGATCTCGCCCTGGATAGCAATTTGGTTGGGCAACTGGCGCAGTTACCTGTGGGCGGCTTCCCTTCCAGCTCTAGGAATGTTAATTTTTCCTTTATTCCTCCACGAAAGCGTCGAGTGGCTACTAACGAAAGGAAAATTCGACAAGGCGGTTAGCAACCTTAAAAGTGTCGCCAAATTTAATAGACGCCAAGTAGAGGACTCTGttttcgatgaattcatcaaACATTATCGAGAGAAGTTGAATAGTACCCAAAAAAAATCCTCAGACACCTTTATGGGTATGTTGAGGACTTCAAGACTGCGAAAGTTTACCATTATTCTATTGATTAAATC AATGATCATTACAATTGCATTCGACATCCTGAGTCGCAATGTTGAGGGCGTGGGCATTTCGCCGTTCAAACTCTTCTCCTACTCAGGATTCGTCGTCCTTCCTGGTGGTCTCACCATTATCCTGTTCCAGAACAAGATTGGACGAAAGGGCATGGCCTGCGCCTCGCTTCTTGTAGGTGCCTTCATCACGGCGACCACCGGTTACCTAGTGGGCACTCTAGACCCTGCGAACTACTCCGTACTCCTCGGGTTCATGGTGTGCTTGGCAAGATACGGAGCGGTTGTTGCCTACGATGCGGAGGCCCAGTACGCGGCGGAGATTATTCCAACCAGTGTTCGAGGACGAGGAGTGGCCAACATCCATGTGGTGGGCAATGCCTTCGCGTTCTTCAGCTCCTATATCATCTACTTGGGAACTTACTACAAGCCATTGCCGTCACTCTTGATCAGCTTCCTCCTCATTATTGGCGCTTGCTTGTGTCTAACTCTCCCAGAAACCTTACACAA GCAACTCCCACAAACCTTAGAGGAGGGCGAGGCATTCGGCAAGGGCGAGAAATGGTACTTTTTCCCCTGCTTTTCACGAAATAGGCAGTCGAATAAATCCGCATCTCAGTTGGAGTCAGCCAACGAAATTAAAGAGTAG